A window from Enterocloster bolteae encodes these proteins:
- a CDS encoding PqqD family protein has product MGCQESWRPVHVYEQQEMEGRITLGFNKKKDQNYLEKVPVRNPEFSWKEDQQGIVTVDMVHKGIFDKLAQKLWVTPRVSHVKLDRFGSFVWKQMDGNRNIIAIGALVREEFGDQAEPLYERLAKFVKMLRDNRFVIFGK; this is encoded by the coding sequence ATGGGGTGTCAGGAATCCTGGCGCCCTGTGCATGTTTATGAACAGCAGGAGATGGAAGGAAGGATTACATTGGGCTTCAATAAGAAAAAAGACCAGAATTATCTGGAAAAGGTACCGGTCAGAAACCCTGAGTTCTCATGGAAAGAGGACCAGCAGGGAATCGTGACCGTGGATATGGTGCACAAGGGAATCTTTGATAAGCTGGCCCAGAAGCTGTGGGTCACGCCCAGGGTGAGCCATGTAAAGCTGGACCGGTTCGGAAGCTTTGTCTGGAAGCAGATGGATGGAAACAGAAATATCATTGCCATTGGAGCGCTGGTCAGGGAAGAATTCGGAGACCAGGCCGAGCCGCTGTATGAACGGCTGGCCAAGTTTGTGAAGATGTTAAGGGATAACCGTTTTGTGATATTTGGAAAATAG
- a CDS encoding OPT family oligopeptide transporter, which produces MKDENGFKPFIPADKVVPEVTAVSVILGILLAVLFGAANAYLGLRVGMTVSASIPAAVISMGVIRVILRRDSILENNMVQTIGSAGESVAAGAIFTLPALFMWMSEWGEGAPSLVEIALIALCGGVLGVLFMIPLRQALIVKEHGVLPYPEGQACAEVLIAGEQGGSKAGVVFAGMGIAALYKFVADGLKLFPSDVDYDIQKYGGGVGISVLPALAGVGYICGPKISSYMFSGGIISWLILMPIIKLFGSGLTAPFAPADVLISEMSSQAMWGSYIRYIGAGAVAAAGIISLIKSLPMIVNTFRDAMRDLKGGRQASTLRTDRDIPMNVVLIGVLIAVVIIWLVPAVPVNFVGAMLIAVFGFLFAAVSSRLVGLVGSSNNPVSGMAIATLLVSALVLKAVSGATHESMMGVISIGGVICVIAAIAGDTSQDLKTGYLVGSTPRNQQMGELIGVVSSAIAIGGVLYLLNQAWGYGSAELPAPQAMIMKTVVEGVMDGNLPWNMILAGAAIAVVIEILGIPVMPVAVGLYLPLRTTAAIMVGGLIRHWYEKRKYAKEEDKKEAIDRGVLYTSGMIAGEGLVGILLAVFAIIPLASARGGYLGDFINLSALDNGLGAFLVSPAAKIVSLIVFGLLMLTMCKFTIWHKENRK; this is translated from the coding sequence ATGAAAGATGAAAATGGTTTTAAACCATTTATACCGGCGGACAAGGTGGTTCCGGAAGTAACCGCGGTTTCTGTGATCCTGGGTATCCTTCTGGCTGTTCTCTTTGGTGCTGCCAATGCTTATCTGGGCCTTCGCGTCGGTATGACCGTGTCCGCATCCATACCTGCGGCAGTTATCTCCATGGGCGTTATCCGGGTAATCCTCAGAAGGGATTCTATTCTGGAAAACAACATGGTGCAGACCATTGGTTCTGCCGGTGAATCTGTGGCAGCAGGAGCCATCTTTACCCTGCCTGCCCTGTTTATGTGGATGAGTGAGTGGGGAGAGGGCGCGCCTTCCCTGGTTGAGATTGCGCTGATTGCGCTGTGCGGAGGCGTGCTGGGCGTGCTGTTTATGATTCCTCTGCGCCAGGCGCTGATTGTGAAGGAGCACGGGGTGCTTCCCTATCCGGAAGGCCAGGCGTGTGCCGAGGTACTGATTGCGGGAGAGCAGGGCGGTTCCAAGGCAGGCGTTGTATTTGCGGGCATGGGAATTGCCGCTTTGTACAAGTTTGTGGCTGACGGCCTGAAGCTGTTCCCCAGCGATGTGGATTATGATATCCAAAAATACGGCGGAGGCGTGGGTATTTCCGTGCTTCCTGCCCTTGCGGGAGTGGGCTACATCTGCGGTCCAAAGATTTCCTCCTACATGTTTTCGGGAGGCATTATATCATGGCTGATTCTGATGCCCATTATCAAGCTGTTCGGAAGCGGACTCACAGCGCCCTTTGCACCGGCTGATGTGCTGATCAGCGAGATGAGCAGCCAGGCTATGTGGGGCTCTTATATCCGTTACATCGGCGCCGGCGCCGTGGCAGCGGCAGGCATCATAAGCCTGATTAAGTCCCTTCCCATGATTGTAAATACCTTCAGGGATGCCATGCGGGACTTAAAGGGCGGACGTCAGGCTTCCACTCTGCGCACGGACAGGGATATTCCTATGAATGTGGTACTCATAGGCGTCCTCATTGCCGTGGTAATCATATGGCTGGTGCCGGCTGTTCCTGTAAATTTTGTGGGCGCCATGCTGATTGCAGTGTTTGGTTTCCTGTTTGCGGCCGTGTCCTCACGTCTGGTGGGATTGGTCGGATCCTCCAATAACCCGGTATCCGGTATGGCCATTGCCACACTTCTGGTATCGGCGCTGGTGCTTAAAGCCGTGTCCGGCGCCACCCATGAGAGCATGATGGGCGTTATCTCCATCGGCGGTGTTATCTGCGTTATTGCAGCTATTGCCGGGGATACCTCCCAGGATTTAAAAACAGGTTATCTGGTTGGCTCCACTCCAAGGAACCAGCAGATGGGAGAGCTGATTGGCGTGGTTTCTTCTGCCATTGCCATCGGCGGCGTACTTTACCTTCTGAACCAGGCCTGGGGCTATGGCTCGGCGGAACTTCCGGCTCCTCAGGCCATGATTATGAAGACTGTGGTAGAGGGCGTCATGGACGGCAACCTTCCATGGAACATGATTCTGGCAGGAGCAGCCATTGCCGTTGTCATTGAGATCCTTGGGATACCGGTAATGCCGGTAGCAGTAGGTTTATATCTGCCTCTGAGGACCACGGCAGCCATCATGGTGGGTGGACTCATCCGCCACTGGTATGAAAAGCGTAAATACGCAAAGGAGGAGGATAAGAAAGAGGCCATTGACCGGGGCGTGCTCTATACATCGGGCATGATTGCGGGAGAAGGTCTGGTCGGAATCCTGCTGGCTGTATTCGCCATCATCCCCCTTGCAAGCGCGCGGGGCGGGTATCTGGGCGATTTTATCAATCTGTCTGCCCTGGATAACGGCTTAGGTGCTTTTCTGGTAAGTCCGGCGGCAAAGATTGTATCACTTATTGTCTTTGGGTTACTGATGCTTACCATGTGTAAATTTACCATCTGGCATAAAGAGAACAGGAAATAA
- a CDS encoding Gfo/Idh/MocA family protein — protein sequence MNWAILATGTIAAKFAETVNGMKGEDRLAACGSRSREKAEAFGKKYGIPRTYGSYEELLRDEEVDAVYVATPNNMHYENCMACLEAGKHVLCEKPFTTNVKEGERLFAAAEERGLFIMEAFWIRHLPALKKMQELINGGVIGQVGFARCDFGFVAEGARKARKFDSGLGGGALLDVGIYNLGFLRMVMGDKQPEHVTSEYHLNEFGTDDYSTVLLRYPGGFRAAATASIGMDMPREAAVFGSGGSIYLPDYQKAERLIIRPMKGEEYVMDFPFEVNGFEYQIREVNRCVRLGMSSSDVLKKEDTLDILRLMDDIRASWGLVFDCEK from the coding sequence ATGAATTGGGCAATCTTGGCAACCGGCACCATAGCGGCAAAGTTCGCTGAAACAGTAAACGGTATGAAGGGGGAGGACCGATTGGCGGCCTGCGGTTCCCGTTCCCGGGAGAAGGCGGAGGCTTTCGGTAAGAAATACGGAATTCCCAGGACATACGGTTCTTATGAGGAGCTTCTCAGAGACGAGGAGGTGGACGCGGTCTATGTGGCGACTCCCAACAACATGCATTATGAGAACTGTATGGCATGTCTTGAAGCGGGAAAGCATGTGTTATGTGAGAAGCCCTTTACCACCAATGTAAAGGAAGGGGAACGTCTTTTCGCCGCGGCAGAGGAAAGAGGCCTGTTCATCATGGAAGCCTTCTGGATCCGCCATCTTCCGGCCCTGAAAAAGATGCAGGAGCTGATAAACGGGGGAGTTATCGGCCAGGTGGGATTTGCCAGGTGTGATTTCGGCTTTGTGGCTGAAGGGGCAAGGAAGGCGCGCAAGTTTGATTCCGGGCTGGGCGGAGGCGCTCTTCTGGATGTGGGCATCTATAACCTGGGATTTCTGCGCATGGTTATGGGAGATAAACAGCCGGAACATGTTACATCGGAGTATCATCTGAATGAATTCGGCACCGATGATTACAGCACGGTTCTGCTCCGATATCCGGGCGGTTTCAGGGCGGCGGCTACCGCCTCCATCGGCATGGATATGCCAAGGGAAGCAGCCGTGTTCGGATCCGGGGGATCCATTTATCTGCCGGATTACCAGAAGGCAGAACGGCTGATTATCCGTCCCATGAAGGGGGAGGAATATGTCATGGATTTTCCTTTTGAGGTAAATGGCTTTGAGTATCAGATACGGGAAGTAAACAGGTGCGTCCGGCTGGGTATGTCCTCCAGTGATGTACTTAAGAAAGAGGACACACTGGACATTCTTAGACTTATGGATGATATAAGGGCTTCCTGGGGACTTGTGTTTGATTGTGAAAAATAA
- a CDS encoding sensor domain-containing diguanylate cyclase encodes MDRKFRSKSIAFKLTIAFVVSLVLQSVLLVSFMVAGGVMEQAEANQYRIFAEKVKGRRNNLENQMKNVWTNFSHHTDTISRYFDSPDGLEYQGQPDRMLEALAPEVLDALYDTKTTGVFLILPDEGETDGSLAALYFRNNNPDRNSSQNENLYMLIGPWNVAEKMKISTTANWNFRLEVNEENRDFFQKPWSAAAENGRSKWLGYWSPPFQVNEGDEDVITYSVPLFGQDGRVLAVFGVEISVSYLYRFLPASELQTGDSYGYVIGYRSEREKKETAVTYGALQRQLAGQDRKFEMELKDKENSIYTLLNTDRTGRKINACVNQMGMYYHNTPFEGDEWYLIGLMEEPVLLQFPRRIGQILEYSLVLSLAAGLIIAVFTSQWFARHAKLIELSELPVGAFEISGRSSKVLMTSQIPRLLRLTKEQEHLFSRDKDEFIRFLKSLASHRDGGPGVIKMDTAEGTRWIKITCKTAVHPIRCVVEDVTDEILETKALKVERDRDGLTGVGNRLAYEHMLQHKNSHPQEIPGSGFLMCDLNDLKGVNDRFGHDKGDEYIRRSADIIREAFPGAPLFRIGGDEFVVQLDGLGQEQVTRGILAMERAVKAYSDGNVFPAGIAAGYAFFDPGKDVSLESTLARADTYMYRKKHKMKR; translated from the coding sequence ATGGACAGAAAATTCAGAAGTAAATCCATAGCATTTAAGCTGACCATAGCATTTGTGGTATCATTGGTACTGCAAAGCGTGCTTCTGGTGTCCTTTATGGTGGCAGGGGGAGTGATGGAACAGGCAGAGGCCAACCAGTACCGCATATTTGCGGAAAAGGTAAAGGGCCGCAGGAATAATCTGGAGAACCAGATGAAGAATGTCTGGACTAATTTCAGCCATCATACGGATACCATAAGCCGGTATTTTGACAGTCCGGACGGGCTGGAATATCAGGGACAGCCGGACCGCATGCTGGAGGCGCTGGCGCCTGAGGTCCTGGATGCCCTGTACGACACAAAGACCACCGGCGTGTTCCTGATACTGCCGGACGAGGGGGAGACGGACGGTTCCCTGGCCGCCCTGTATTTCAGGAATAATAATCCGGACCGCAACAGCAGCCAGAATGAAAATCTGTATATGCTCATCGGCCCATGGAATGTAGCCGAAAAGATGAAAATTTCCACCACGGCTAACTGGAACTTCCGGTTGGAGGTCAATGAAGAAAACCGCGATTTTTTCCAAAAGCCCTGGAGCGCGGCAGCGGAAAACGGGCGCTCTAAATGGCTGGGATACTGGAGTCCCCCTTTTCAGGTAAACGAGGGAGATGAGGATGTGATTACCTATTCCGTGCCACTGTTCGGCCAGGACGGCAGGGTGCTGGCTGTCTTTGGCGTGGAGATATCCGTGAGCTATCTGTACCGGTTCCTTCCTGCCTCTGAACTTCAGACAGGGGACTCCTACGGTTATGTCATCGGATACCGGTCGGAGCGGGAGAAGAAAGAGACAGCGGTTACTTACGGCGCCCTCCAGAGACAGCTGGCCGGGCAGGACCGCAAGTTTGAGATGGAGCTTAAGGACAAGGAAAATTCCATATATACCCTGCTGAACACGGACCGGACCGGCCGGAAGATTAACGCCTGCGTGAACCAGATGGGGATGTACTACCACAATACCCCGTTTGAAGGGGATGAGTGGTACCTGATCGGACTTATGGAGGAGCCGGTGCTCTTGCAGTTTCCGCGCAGAATCGGTCAGATACTGGAGTATTCCCTGGTTCTTTCCCTGGCAGCCGGTCTTATCATAGCTGTGTTTACCAGCCAGTGGTTTGCCAGGCATGCCAAGCTCATAGAATTGTCGGAACTTCCTGTGGGAGCCTTTGAGATATCAGGGCGTTCCTCCAAGGTGCTTATGACCAGCCAGATACCCAGGCTTTTAAGGCTTACAAAGGAGCAGGAGCACCTGTTTTCCCGGGATAAGGATGAATTCATACGTTTCCTAAAGAGCCTTGCCTCACACCGGGACGGAGGTCCCGGTGTGATAAAGATGGATACCGCGGAAGGAACCCGGTGGATTAAAATAACATGCAAAACAGCAGTACATCCCATCCGCTGTGTGGTGGAGGATGTGACGGATGAAATCCTTGAAACAAAGGCGCTTAAGGTGGAACGTGACAGGGACGGACTTACGGGTGTCGGAAACAGGCTGGCATATGAACACATGCTGCAGCACAAGAACAGCCATCCGCAGGAGATACCGGGAAGCGGTTTCCTGATGTGCGATCTCAATGACCTCAAGGGGGTCAATGACCGCTTCGGCCATGACAAGGGGGACGAATACATCCGCAGGTCCGCTGACATTATACGGGAAGCGTTTCCGGGGGCGCCCCTGTTCCGCATTGGAGGGGATGAGTTTGTGGTCCAGTTAGACGGTTTGGGACAGGAGCAGGTGACCCGTGGAATTCTGGCCATGGAGAGGGCTGTGAAGGCTTACAGCGACGGGAATGTATTTCCGGCGGGCATTGCGGCAGGCTATGCCTTCTTTGACCCGGGTAAGGATGTGAGCCTGGAAAGCACGCTGGCCAGGGCGGACACTTACATGTACAGGAAAAAGCATAAGATGAAGCGTTAA
- a CDS encoding extracellular solute-binding protein, producing the protein MNRRLYVFMLAAVMAAALGLGGCMAGDGKKEENEKPVVVVLWHSYNAVAKGAFDDLVMEFNETVGMEQGIIVEPVGYGSSNELDDVLYASASHVIGSDPLPDIFSSYPDSAYRLDGIVPLVHLDDYFTEEELDAYRSEFLKEGVWEGDGIHRMIPVAKSTEILYLNETDWETFAGETGADKEMLKTWEGLAQAAGMYYEWSGGSPFLGMNAFNDFAALSAAQLGEGIRWTQDGPEFNYSRDTARRVWDAYYVPHIKGWYESRTYNQDGIKSGRLMAYIGSSAGAGFFPQLVIEDEKQSHPISCQSYAYPVFQDGTPYMGQRGANMAVFASDESHQQAAVRFLKWFTQPEQNIRFAVATGYLPVQEKALESVSDLVSHVESRDNVQAVEQSIRTSLNALKNHNVYVRETFLGSYDMDQIFSSSLENCVNVDLETLKQRMEKGESRESVERELLDEEHFDRWYETLLKEMAGKTDGQKIQK; encoded by the coding sequence ATGAATCGCAGATTATATGTATTTATGCTGGCGGCTGTCATGGCCGCTGCTTTGGGGCTTGGCGGCTGTATGGCCGGAGATGGAAAAAAGGAAGAAAATGAAAAACCCGTGGTGGTAGTGCTCTGGCATTCCTATAACGCGGTGGCCAAGGGCGCCTTTGACGACCTGGTGATGGAATTTAACGAGACTGTGGGTATGGAGCAGGGAATTATAGTGGAACCGGTGGGATACGGCTCCAGCAATGAGCTGGATGATGTGCTGTACGCATCCGCCAGCCATGTTATAGGCTCAGACCCGCTGCCGGATATATTTTCATCCTACCCGGACAGCGCGTACAGGCTGGACGGGATCGTGCCTCTGGTTCATCTGGATGACTATTTTACCGAGGAAGAACTGGATGCTTACCGGTCCGAATTCCTGAAGGAGGGAGTCTGGGAAGGAGACGGCATTCACCGGATGATTCCGGTGGCAAAATCCACGGAGATTCTCTATCTCAATGAAACGGATTGGGAGACATTTGCAGGGGAAACAGGCGCGGACAAGGAGATGCTTAAGACCTGGGAGGGTCTGGCTCAGGCGGCGGGCATGTATTATGAATGGTCCGGGGGCAGTCCGTTCCTGGGTATGAACGCATTCAATGATTTTGCCGCACTGTCGGCCGCCCAGCTGGGAGAGGGTATCCGCTGGACGCAGGATGGGCCTGAATTCAATTATTCCAGGGACACGGCCAGAAGGGTATGGGACGCATACTATGTACCCCATATAAAGGGCTGGTACGAGAGCAGAACCTACAACCAGGACGGCATTAAAAGCGGAAGGCTGATGGCCTATATCGGCTCCTCGGCAGGCGCAGGCTTCTTTCCGCAGTTGGTGATTGAGGATGAAAAACAGTCCCATCCCATTTCCTGCCAAAGCTATGCCTATCCTGTTTTTCAGGATGGTACGCCTTATATGGGACAGAGAGGGGCCAACATGGCGGTGTTTGCCTCAGATGAGAGCCACCAGCAGGCCGCGGTCCGGTTCCTTAAATGGTTCACACAGCCGGAGCAGAATATACGCTTTGCAGTGGCCACGGGATATCTGCCTGTGCAGGAGAAGGCTCTGGAATCCGTATCAGATCTGGTGTCCCATGTGGAAAGCCGGGACAATGTCCAGGCAGTGGAGCAGAGCATCCGGACCTCCCTTAATGCCCTGAAAAACCACAATGTATATGTCCGGGAGACCTTTCTGGGATCTTATGATATGGACCAGATATTTTCTTCATCCCTGGAGAACTGTGTGAATGTGGATTTGGAAACTCTGAAGCAGAGGATGGAAAAAGGTGAGAGCAGGGAGTCGGTGGAAAGAGAACTGCTGGACGAGGAGCATTTTGACCGTTGGTATGAAACACTCCTAAAAGAAATGGCTGGTAAGACAGATGGACAGAAAATTCAGAAGTAA
- a CDS encoding DUF378 domain-containing protein: MGNKALDYTALTIALIGAVNWGLVGFFNFNLVSWIFGTASWVTRIIYALVGLCGLYLITFYSHSGREA; the protein is encoded by the coding sequence ATGGGTAATAAGGCATTGGATTATACCGCTCTTACAATCGCCCTGATTGGGGCAGTGAACTGGGGGCTGGTAGGATTCTTTAATTTCAACCTGGTTTCATGGATTTTCGGAACAGCCTCATGGGTAACCAGGATAATCTATGCGCTGGTGGGATTGTGTGGCCTGTATCTGATTACATTTTACTCACATTCAGGCAGAGAGGCATAA
- a CDS encoding translation factor GTPase family protein has product MLRDIRQQEERQDMKSIVLGILAHVDAGKTTLSEALLYLAGSIRKMGRVDNRDAFLDTYALERARGITIFSKQAALTWEGMPMTLLDTPGHVDFSAEMERTLQVLDYAVLVISGADGVQSHTITLWRLLAKYRIPVFLFVNKMDQPGTDREQRMRELQKRLDDGCADFAGAGTEEFTEHAAMCDEKLLERYLETGDVDDDEIRRLIKERRLFPCFFGSALKLTGVEELLGGIRKWALAPEYPQEFEAKVYKISRDDQGNRLTHLKITGGSLKVKGIISGGNTEKPSETWQEKVNQIRVYSGDRYETVAEAEAGTICAVSGLTRTYPGQGLGAGQDSMVPVLEPVLNYQVKLPEGCDGAVMLPKFRQLEEEDPLLRVVWNEELKEISMQLMGEVQIEVLKSLIEERFGIQVEFGTGNIVYKETIAGAVEGVGHFEPLRHYAEVHLLMEPGERGSGLQFETRCSEDDLDRNWQRLVLTHLEEKVHRGVLTGAAITDMKITLVAGRAHNKHTEGGDFRQATYRALRQGLMEASCILLEPWYTFRLEVPEASIGRAMTDIEKRCGTCVIEENRQGQAVLTGQAPVAAMRGYQAEVMSYTRGQGRLACALKGYEPCHNSREIIGQTGYDPERDTENPTGSVFCAHGAGFVVSWDQVKEYMHVDSGLVIESPDGEEMEGERNPFSGRHPGQSSAGQEESSEVWLGTDEIDAILERTFYANSRDKSARKGYPGKSRGSRSAAAYSGPVTRTYQKQEARQEYLLVDGYNIIFAWEELRELAQDNMDGARGRLMDLLCNYQAIRKCCLMVVFDAYRVTGHATEVSEYHNIQVVYTKEAETADQYIEKFAHENARRFDVSVATSDGVEQVIILGQGCRLISARELKEELDRVNGMLREEYLEQPGLKRNRLYDILPEEVIRQMKEAAAEDKQD; this is encoded by the coding sequence ATGTTAAGGGACATAAGACAGCAGGAAGAGAGACAGGATATGAAATCAATAGTACTTGGTATTCTGGCCCATGTGGATGCCGGAAAAACTACATTATCGGAGGCGCTTCTGTATCTGGCAGGAAGCATACGCAAGATGGGAAGAGTGGACAACAGGGATGCATTTTTAGATACCTATGCCCTTGAGAGAGCCAGGGGCATCACTATTTTCTCAAAGCAGGCAGCTCTGACGTGGGAGGGAATGCCCATGACGCTGTTAGATACGCCGGGCCATGTGGATTTTTCCGCGGAAATGGAGAGAACGCTCCAGGTGCTGGATTATGCGGTGCTGGTCATAAGCGGCGCGGACGGAGTACAAAGCCATACCATAACCTTATGGCGTCTGCTGGCAAAATACAGGATACCTGTTTTCCTTTTTGTCAATAAAATGGACCAGCCCGGTACGGACCGGGAACAGCGAATGAGGGAGCTGCAGAAGCGTCTGGACGACGGATGTGCGGATTTTGCCGGTGCGGGGACAGAAGAATTCACGGAACACGCTGCCATGTGTGACGAGAAGCTGCTGGAGCGATATCTGGAGACAGGGGATGTGGATGATGATGAGATACGCCGTCTGATTAAGGAACGCCGGCTTTTTCCATGTTTTTTTGGCTCTGCCCTTAAACTTACCGGGGTGGAGGAGCTGTTAGGTGGAATCCGTAAATGGGCCCTGGCGCCGGAATATCCGCAGGAATTCGAGGCAAAGGTGTACAAGATTTCCAGGGATGACCAGGGAAACCGCCTGACCCACTTAAAGATTACAGGCGGAAGCCTTAAGGTAAAGGGAATTATATCCGGCGGAAATACCGAAAAGCCATCCGAGACATGGCAGGAAAAGGTAAACCAGATCCGCGTATATTCCGGGGACCGGTATGAGACAGTGGCTGAGGCTGAGGCCGGAACCATCTGCGCTGTTTCCGGCCTTACCAGGACCTATCCTGGGCAGGGACTGGGAGCCGGGCAGGATTCCATGGTTCCGGTGCTGGAGCCGGTGCTCAATTACCAGGTAAAACTGCCGGAGGGCTGCGACGGGGCTGTGATGCTGCCAAAGTTCCGCCAGCTGGAGGAGGAAGATCCCCTGCTGCGGGTAGTATGGAATGAGGAACTGAAAGAGATATCCATGCAGCTGATGGGAGAAGTGCAGATTGAGGTGTTAAAGAGCCTGATTGAAGAGCGTTTCGGCATACAGGTTGAATTTGGCACAGGAAACATCGTGTATAAAGAGACAATCGCTGGCGCCGTGGAGGGTGTGGGTCATTTTGAGCCCCTTCGCCATTATGCGGAGGTCCATCTTCTTATGGAACCGGGAGAGCGGGGAAGCGGACTCCAGTTTGAGACAAGATGCAGCGAGGATGACCTGGACAGGAACTGGCAGCGCCTGGTGCTGACCCACCTGGAAGAGAAGGTACACCGGGGGGTTCTGACCGGGGCAGCCATAACAGATATGAAGATCACCCTTGTGGCGGGCAGGGCTCATAACAAGCACACGGAGGGCGGAGATTTCAGGCAGGCTACCTACCGGGCCCTGCGCCAGGGGCTTATGGAGGCCTCCTGCATTCTTTTGGAACCGTGGTATACCTTCCGCCTGGAAGTGCCGGAGGCGTCCATTGGGCGCGCCATGACCGATATTGAAAAGCGGTGCGGGACCTGCGTTATCGAGGAAAACAGGCAGGGACAGGCCGTCCTCACGGGACAGGCTCCGGTCGCCGCCATGCGGGGGTATCAGGCAGAGGTTATGTCCTATACCAGGGGACAGGGAAGGCTGGCATGTGCGCTGAAAGGATACGAGCCCTGTCATAACAGCCGGGAAATTATCGGGCAGACCGGCTATGACCCGGAGAGAGATACGGAAAATCCCACGGGATCCGTGTTCTGCGCCCATGGGGCCGGATTTGTGGTAAGCTGGGACCAGGTGAAGGAATACATGCATGTGGACAGCGGTCTTGTAATAGAATCCCCTGATGGGGAGGAGATGGAGGGTGAGAGGAATCCTTTTTCCGGCAGGCATCCGGGGCAATCCTCTGCCGGACAGGAAGAATCCTCAGAGGTATGGCTGGGTACGGATGAAATTGACGCGATACTGGAGCGCACCTTTTATGCCAACAGCCGGGATAAGTCAGCGCGCAAAGGATATCCAGGCAAGAGCAGGGGAAGCAGGAGTGCTGCAGCCTACAGCGGCCCGGTGACCCGTACCTACCAGAAGCAGGAGGCCAGACAGGAATATCTTCTGGTGGACGGCTATAATATTATTTTTGCCTGGGAGGAGCTGAGGGAGCTGGCACAGGACAATATGGACGGAGCCAGAGGCAGGCTTATGGATCTGCTCTGCAACTATCAGGCCATACGCAAGTGCTGTCTTATGGTTGTTTTTGACGCCTACCGGGTGACGGGACATGCCACAGAGGTTTCTGAATACCACAATATCCAGGTGGTCTACACAAAGGAGGCTGAGACAGCGGACCAGTATATCGAGAAGTTCGCCCATGAAAATGCCCGCAGGTTCGATGTGTCCGTGGCCACCTCCGACGGAGTGGAGCAGGTCATCATCCTGGGCCAGGGATGCCGTCTTATCTCAGCCAGGGAACTAAAGGAGGAGCTGGACCGGGTTAACGGTATGCTGAGGGAAGAATATCTGGAACAGCCCGGTCTTAAACGGAACCGTCTGTATGATATACTTCCGGAAGAGGTAATCCGGCAGATGAAAGAGGCTGCCGCGGAGGACAAGCAGGACTGA